Below is a genomic region from Leucobacter exalbidus.
CTCTTCCCTGTGGCGTTCTCTACCTGCACATTGCCGGCGATGAGGTACACGGAGACCTCGGTGGTGGCAGTGTTGGTGCTGCTGTTGGCGCTGGTGGTGTGTGAGCTCGTAGCCGAATTCGTGATCACTTGTTTGCGCAGAAACGGCCCGGCGAGGGTGTGGTTTTGTGTGTCACTCGCGTCAGTGACGTTGCCTGCGAGCACATACACGGTGACGGTAGTGGCGTGGTCCCTGGGAAGCGTCACCGTGGAGTTACCGGCGACCTGCCAGATGGTGATTGATTCATCTCGGGTCTGCGCATTCCTTGCCCGTGTGTCACTGGGCTGAGTGCCCAGGTCGCTCAGGTCTAGGTATGAGTTGCCCGCGACGAGTACCCCTGCGGGGGCCTGCGCACCGGTCATGTTCATGTTTCCCACGATTTGGTATTGCGTGCCGATGGGAAACACCGCGCCGATGAGCAGGGCGACCACGCCGCAGGTGGCAAGAAACCCGACCCAGCCGGTGTGCTTCCCCCTGATGCCAGCGACGATGAGTGAGATCGCCAGTGCGGCGAGCGCCGCGATCATGCCGCCGAGCGCGTTCGCGGGCAGTGCGGTGCCGGTCACCTCAATGGCGCGCAGCGGTTCGGTGGTCAGTAGCAGCGCGACGATCCCGCCGGCGAGCAGCGCGATGGCGAGGGAAATCAGGGTGTGGGCTGCCCCGAGTTTGCGGGCGGCGTGCTGTGTCTCGAGCTGCTGCGCGTGCTTCTCACTCAATGCTTGCGCCTGCTCGCTCACTCCCTGCCCCCACGTTTCCGCTTTCTCGGCGAACCGGGTCCCCCAGTCGTCTGCCTGCTGGGCGAAGCTCGGGTTCGGGTCCGAGGTTTGGTGCGAGTCCGAGGTGCTCGACGAGGGATCCGGATCCGCTTGCGCAGCACCCCTAGGCGTCGTGGGCTCGGTGTGCGCAGCAGGCGCAGTATGAGCAGTGGGTTCAGCAGATGCAGGCGCAGGCCTCGCGGCGGCGGGCGGTGCAGGAACACGGTGTCGCATGACGAGCTTGCGAATCCACACCACAGCGATCACGATCACAGCGACCCGCACGATCCAGCCCAGGGTGACCATCAGCCAGTCGGGCAGCCCCAGCACTCCAACTTGGTCCCAGCCCCACATCGGAAACACCGGCGAGAACGACAGCCCGAAGAGGATGGGGATGATGACGAGACCTGCGATGACCGCCGCCGTGGTGACGACGGCCGTTTGCGCCCGGCCCCGCACGATCTCCTCAATGTGCATGCGTCCCGTTGAATCTGGGAAGACCAGCCAGCCCAGCAAGTACAGCACGATGGCGGGGGTGCCGAACACCGCGACCACGACGAAGAGCCCGCGCACGATCAGCGGATCGATGTTCGCTTTCGCAGCGAGGCCACCCGCAACACCGGCAAACCAGCGGTCGTCGCTGCGCGCGATGCCCAGGCCGCGAATCCACTCGAAGAACTTTCCGAGCGGAGGCATCCCGGTTGCTGGGGTGGGGTCGGGTGTGGTGTTCATGTCTCTAGTCTTGCCGAGTTTCCGGCGGGCGGCCATCGGGGTTCACCCTGATTCGACCCTGACGTTTGCCGCATTCACGCCCCGTAACAGCGCGTTGCTGGTTTGATAGATGCATGCCCTCCCCACAGCTGCACCGGTCGCGCGATGATCGCGTAATCGCTGGCGTGTGTGCGGGGCTGGCCGATCACATTGGGGCGCCGGTACCCAGCGTGCGCATCGGAATGTTGCTGCTGGCCGCGGTGGGTGGCGTCGGCGCACTCTTCTACCTGTGGCTTTGGGGGATGGCCCCGCTTGCCCCCGAATCAGACCAGCCGGTGCCCCTGCGCCGCGCGCTGACCCGGCCCGCGACACAATCAGCGGCAGGGGCTGCGGCAGGATCCGCGTCACGACCTGCAGCAGGAGCTACGGCACTTACGGCGGCAGGATCCGCTGTGACACCTCCGCAAATTGCTGCATCGCCGTCGGCACCCGCATCGGTATCTTCTTCGGCACCTGCATCCGCCACCCTCGCGGCGAGCGCTGTGCCCACCCACGCCAGCAATCCCCCGCCCAGCAATCCCCCGCTTTTGCGGTGGCCGATCGCCGAGCTGCTGCTCGGGCTGTGCCTCGTGGCTACCGCCGCCTGTCTCGTACTCGCGCGCCTGGGCATGCGCATTGATCTCGAGGTGATTCTGCCCGCCACGGCCGTGCTCGTGGGCGTCGGCCTCACCTGGTGGCAGATCGCTGATCGGGGGCGCGCGCACCGCACGCAGCTGCCCCGTGTGCTGGGTGCCCTCGCACTCGTAGCAGTGGGTGTGCTGCTGTTCTTTGTCACCTCGCAATCCCCCAGCGTGTGGACCGTCATCACAGCGGCGGTGGCGGTGCTCGCCGGAGTTGCCCTGGCCATTTCACCGTGGCTGCTGCGCATTAATCGCGAGCTGATCGCTGAGCGTGCCGGTCACGCCCGCGCCACCGAGCGCGCCGAAATTGCCGCCCACCTACACGACTCGGTACTGCAAACGCTGGCGCTCATCCAGCAGCAGTCTGACCCGAGCAGCGAGGTGGCACGCATCGCTCGCAGGCAGGAGCGCGAACTGCGCGAGTGGCTCTTTCGCACGGCAGATGGCGCACCAGCCGCTGCTGTTGAGGCCGTCGATACCGAGCTGCGTGCGCACGCGGCCGAGCTCGAGACCCACCATTCGGTGCGCTTCGACGTCGTCTCGGTGGGCGCGAGCGGTGGCTTCGTCGCACCGGCGACCATCGTGGCCGCGGCGAAAGAGGCCATGGTGAACGCGGCACAGCACGCTGGCGGCGACGTCACCGTGTACCTCGAGATTGCTCCGGATCGCGTCATCATCGATGTCACCGACCGCGGCCCGGGCCTTGATCTGGACTCGCTCCCCGCCGGGAGAAT
It encodes:
- a CDS encoding ATP-binding protein, coding for MPSPQLHRSRDDRVIAGVCAGLADHIGAPVPSVRIGMLLLAAVGGVGALFYLWLWGMAPLAPESDQPVPLRRALTRPATQSAAGAAAGSASRPAAGATALTAAGSAVTPPQIAASPSAPASVSSSAPASATLAASAVPTHASNPPPSNPPLLRWPIAELLLGLCLVATAACLVLARLGMRIDLEVILPATAVLVGVGLTWWQIADRGRAHRTQLPRVLGALALVAVGVLLFFVTSQSPSVWTVITAAVAVLAGVALAISPWLLRINRELIAERAGHARATERAEIAAHLHDSVLQTLALIQQQSDPSSEVARIARRQERELREWLFRTADGAPAAAVEAVDTELRAHAAELETHHSVRFDVVSVGASGGFVAPATIVAAAKEAMVNAAQHAGGDVTVYLEIAPDRVIIDVTDRGPGLDLDSLPAGRMGVQESILGRMERAGGIARILAGPGGAGTAVRLSIPRDTDTDQRSADRATPAAASDATSTTTATATATTHSAEQDAP
- a CDS encoding PspC domain-containing protein; this encodes MNTTPDPTPATGMPPLGKFFEWIRGLGIARSDDRWFAGVAGGLAAKANIDPLIVRGLFVVVAVFGTPAIVLYLLGWLVFPDSTGRMHIEEIVRGRAQTAVVTTAAVIAGLVIIPILFGLSFSPVFPMWGWDQVGVLGLPDWLMVTLGWIVRVAVIVIAVVWIRKLVMRHRVPAPPAAARPAPASAEPTAHTAPAAHTEPTTPRGAAQADPDPSSSTSDSHQTSDPNPSFAQQADDWGTRFAEKAETWGQGVSEQAQALSEKHAQQLETQHAARKLGAAHTLISLAIALLAGGIVALLLTTEPLRAIEVTGTALPANALGGMIAALAALAISLIVAGIRGKHTGWVGFLATCGVVALLIGAVFPIGTQYQIVGNMNMTGAQAPAGVLVAGNSYLDLSDLGTQPSDTRARNAQTRDESITIWQVAGNSTVTLPRDHATTVTVYVLAGNVTDASDTQNHTLAGPFLRKQVITNSATSSHTTSANSSTNTATTEVSVYLIAGNVQVENATGKSER